Proteins from a single region of Undibacterium sp. KW1:
- a CDS encoding DUF4214 domain-containing protein — MANTAADIQKLYIAYFNRPADPNGLAYWMAQGLTLNQIADSFSKQAEYATVFAGKTTEDTVNTIYNNLFGHKADVAGLNYWTGQLLNGKVTLGQAALAILGGATGADKVAVDSKVAAATSFTTAIDTNEEIVAYSLPANTALAKDWLSKVLDSATQASQIAVQDAVLTSIVNGGGVKDFALTSNTDIATAENFTAGLVYTPNGGSRVNALQDEDVLTGSNTSATANNKLTATLGNSNDNGAPIITPTLKNIQTANFTFTGSADAQNVNNNAVVAVDLQDATGLKNVGINRIASTAGTNVARIENIKSVLDTLSLTSTNANNAGVVEFSFGNGTLLGANAGTLNLSDVQVGTVNIGQNTSGTSAAGVGNQGYETLTINSTGNTNNIGTLNLPMDTGTAGKVIITGDKDLTLAQTSNVVNGVTTIESTNFSGGILQAAGRLSAIDASAFKGNLTLNLGNGIFTTGKADTSGSVQNVTITGGSGNDTFYLADTVETGDSITGGDGTDTLVIVNGGNVTAGAAGSSIITKVEAVQVLLNNAASTVDFAKLPDVTGVLVRNVSNTNVAAPANSAPVAGTDVFTLNNLSVGQAAAITIRHSDTGSNAIGQSTINANLATATGASDTVAVTIAEGLNVDPRFNFVLNTNAVENITLVDADTESNTVALANVAAHTGTITIGTTAGAGSTTTFLNLDTTVAGNGGLYRIDTTGGAAANIAGVQELSKTAGQIKLIAANIDASAETASVIVRVSTSGAANGAQNIKMGAGNDTVTFDNLQDTRAGLTISDTVVGGAGTDTLVIDGDLTGAALGDTIALGASEWTNVSGFETIRLVGTSNNAGVDGAGNYRLTLTDALIAANNNGGVLAIVNDNDTANDAANAADTAGTAVESAVVIDARSLSATSRFSYNGEEGASRTADRIIFTDANFNGTHAINGGAVDNNTTNNSQKNDDVIELRNATNAAIGDFNGISNIGNIELTNDTAVTQVSQIQLNDTIVDALVDGYQAANTTTHVERLTIRALDNVNVANATVGVSIDAGALTAQSALDVTLARGANFLSLGAGADRVVLLGNYVAGTYNTTENGVNLNAQSTANAVARVVTDTINLGTGNDTLVTYGAINLAGATLSGIENITANSAVVITASQYAALVAARAALSLSTPVITFTGNVPHQLTIVDDIAGVNNIDLSLISVTSGTLVIDTTSSSNATGGSVNNITTSNAVTLSGGATVTTGVVGTNPVNGGGTALNPTALVAGQTFNSTLNVNDNFTGLSATLSGTTVNGNAADTDVITLSDALTVNIGNTTTGGTITNIKTLNLANAANSFNFGATTTGITTVNGGTGNDTVDLTGAGTSFAAGNVNLGTGTNQLTLGAFTYTGTFSAGAGTDTLVLAAGANVAGSNITGFENLTLAATGVYTMTAAQYNGFTGAFSAGNTETIALTTAGTIVANAALERFTLANGTNTFTAGTNTVSVVGGTGNDTFNYTATQIASATTLDGGLGADTLNIGAIGANLNINALVTGVETLNVTGSAATGYTFTNENGAGVTLNFNKGAVADVVALGTGGQTLNLAGTAATAVSVVGNTGVDTINLSATATGAETIDATTAGTRSNIGSIDTVANFKVAGADVFKTGVNATTLNALNIANADVATLAAAIATAATGAGAALAANTQAYIITVAAGTAAGTYAFQNIGGTTGAVDATDFIVKITGAGSIVAGDFIA; from the coding sequence ATGGCTAATACAGCTGCTGATATCCAAAAGCTTTACATCGCTTATTTCAACCGCCCAGCAGACCCAAATGGTCTGGCCTACTGGATGGCCCAAGGTTTGACACTGAACCAAATCGCCGACAGCTTCTCCAAACAAGCAGAATACGCCACCGTATTCGCTGGTAAAACAACAGAAGACACCGTCAACACCATCTACAACAACCTGTTCGGCCACAAAGCTGACGTAGCCGGTCTCAACTACTGGACAGGTCAACTGTTGAACGGCAAAGTCACACTGGGTCAAGCCGCTCTGGCCATCCTCGGTGGTGCTACTGGTGCAGACAAAGTTGCCGTTGACTCCAAAGTTGCCGCTGCGACATCCTTCACAACAGCCATCGACACCAACGAAGAAATCGTTGCCTACTCCCTGCCAGCCAACACAGCCCTGGCCAAGGACTGGTTGAGCAAAGTGTTGGATTCCGCCACACAAGCATCCCAGATCGCAGTTCAAGATGCAGTCCTGACATCCATCGTCAACGGTGGTGGTGTTAAAGACTTCGCACTGACCAGCAACACAGACATCGCTACAGCAGAAAACTTCACAGCTGGCCTCGTCTACACACCAAACGGTGGTTCCCGTGTCAACGCCCTGCAAGACGAAGACGTCCTGACAGGCTCCAACACATCCGCCACAGCCAACAACAAATTGACAGCCACACTGGGTAACTCCAATGACAACGGCGCGCCAATCATCACCCCAACGCTCAAAAACATCCAGACAGCGAACTTCACGTTCACTGGCTCTGCTGATGCACAAAACGTCAACAACAACGCCGTTGTTGCCGTTGACTTGCAAGATGCCACTGGCTTGAAGAATGTTGGTATCAACCGTATCGCCTCCACAGCAGGTACAAACGTTGCCCGTATCGAAAACATCAAATCCGTTCTCGACACACTGTCCCTGACAAGCACCAACGCCAACAACGCTGGCGTCGTTGAATTCTCCTTCGGCAACGGCACACTGCTCGGCGCCAATGCAGGTACACTGAACCTGTCCGACGTCCAAGTTGGTACCGTCAACATTGGTCAAAACACCTCCGGCACATCCGCCGCAGGCGTAGGCAACCAAGGTTACGAAACACTGACCATCAACAGCACAGGCAACACCAACAACATCGGCACGTTGAACCTGCCAATGGACACAGGTACAGCAGGCAAAGTCATCATCACTGGCGACAAAGACCTCACACTGGCCCAAACATCCAATGTTGTTAATGGTGTAACAACCATTGAATCCACCAACTTCTCCGGTGGTATCCTCCAAGCAGCAGGCCGTCTGTCCGCCATTGATGCATCCGCATTCAAAGGCAACCTGACCCTGAACCTCGGCAATGGCATCTTCACCACTGGTAAAGCTGACACATCCGGTTCCGTTCAAAACGTCACCATCACTGGCGGTTCTGGTAACGACACATTCTACCTGGCAGACACAGTAGAAACAGGCGACAGCATCACAGGCGGCGACGGTACAGATACCCTGGTCATCGTCAACGGCGGTAACGTCACAGCCGGTGCAGCTGGTTCCTCCATCATCACCAAAGTAGAAGCAGTGCAAGTGTTGTTGAACAACGCCGCTTCCACAGTTGACTTCGCCAAACTGCCAGACGTCACAGGCGTACTGGTTCGCAACGTCTCCAACACCAACGTCGCAGCTCCTGCGAACTCCGCACCAGTCGCTGGTACAGACGTGTTCACACTCAACAACCTGAGTGTTGGTCAAGCTGCAGCCATCACCATCCGTCATAGCGACACAGGCTCCAACGCCATCGGCCAATCCACCATCAACGCCAACCTGGCGACTGCGACTGGTGCATCCGATACCGTTGCTGTCACGATCGCTGAAGGCTTGAACGTTGACCCACGTTTCAACTTCGTATTGAACACCAACGCTGTTGAAAACATCACTCTGGTCGATGCTGATACAGAATCCAACACAGTTGCTCTCGCCAACGTTGCTGCCCACACAGGCACCATCACGATTGGTACAACAGCAGGTGCTGGTTCCACAACAACATTCCTCAACCTCGACACCACAGTCGCTGGTAACGGTGGTTTGTACCGTATCGACACAACAGGCGGCGCCGCAGCCAACATCGCTGGCGTACAAGAGTTGTCCAAAACAGCTGGCCAGATCAAACTGATCGCCGCTAACATCGATGCATCCGCAGAAACAGCCAGCGTTATCGTTCGTGTTTCCACCAGCGGTGCAGCTAACGGCGCGCAAAACATCAAGATGGGTGCTGGTAACGACACAGTCACTTTCGATAACCTGCAAGACACACGTGCTGGCCTGACAATCTCCGACACAGTCGTAGGTGGTGCTGGTACAGACACACTCGTCATCGACGGCGACCTGACAGGTGCAGCACTGGGCGACACCATCGCTCTGGGCGCGTCTGAATGGACTAACGTTTCCGGTTTCGAAACAATCCGTCTGGTTGGTACCTCCAACAACGCCGGTGTTGACGGTGCAGGTAACTACCGTCTGACATTGACAGATGCCCTGATCGCTGCCAACAACAACGGTGGTGTTCTGGCTATCGTCAACGACAACGACACAGCCAATGATGCAGCTAACGCCGCAGACACAGCTGGTACAGCCGTTGAAAGCGCAGTCGTCATCGACGCCCGTAGCCTGAGCGCCACAAGCCGCTTCAGCTACAACGGCGAAGAAGGTGCAAGCCGCACAGCAGACCGTATCATCTTCACAGATGCCAACTTCAATGGTACACACGCCATCAACGGCGGTGCAGTGGACAACAACACCACCAACAACAGCCAGAAGAATGATGACGTCATCGAACTGCGCAATGCAACAAACGCAGCGATCGGTGACTTCAACGGTATCAGCAACATCGGTAACATCGAACTGACCAACGACACAGCAGTCACCCAAGTGTCCCAAATCCAGTTGAACGACACGATCGTTGATGCACTGGTTGACGGCTACCAGGCTGCTAACACAACAACACACGTAGAACGTCTGACTATCCGCGCACTGGACAACGTCAACGTTGCTAACGCCACTGTTGGTGTATCGATCGATGCAGGCGCATTGACAGCACAATCTGCTCTGGACGTGACTCTGGCCCGTGGCGCCAACTTCCTGAGCCTGGGTGCTGGTGCTGACCGCGTTGTCTTGCTGGGTAACTATGTTGCCGGTACTTACAACACGACAGAAAACGGTGTGAACCTGAACGCACAATCCACAGCAAATGCCGTGGCACGTGTTGTGACAGACACGATCAACCTGGGTACAGGTAACGATACACTGGTCACTTACGGTGCGATCAACCTGGCTGGTGCAACTCTGTCCGGTATTGAAAACATCACAGCAAACTCTGCTGTTGTGATCACTGCTTCCCAATACGCTGCTCTGGTTGCTGCCCGTGCTGCTCTGTCCCTGAGCACACCAGTCATCACATTCACAGGCAATGTTCCACATCAACTGACTATCGTTGATGACATCGCTGGCGTGAACAACATCGATCTGTCCCTGATCTCTGTCACTAGCGGCACATTGGTCATCGACACAACATCTTCCTCCAATGCAACTGGTGGCAGCGTCAACAACATCACTACATCCAATGCAGTGACATTGTCTGGCGGTGCAACAGTAACAACAGGTGTTGTTGGTACTAACCCAGTCAACGGTGGCGGTACAGCATTGAACCCAACAGCGCTGGTAGCTGGTCAAACATTCAATAGCACATTGAATGTGAACGACAACTTCACAGGTTTGTCTGCAACTTTGAGTGGCACAACTGTCAACGGTAATGCTGCTGATACAGATGTCATCACTTTGAGTGATGCACTGACTGTTAATATCGGCAACACTACAACAGGCGGTACTATCACCAACATCAAGACTCTGAACCTGGCTAACGCAGCTAACAGCTTCAACTTCGGTGCAACTACCACTGGTATCACTACAGTGAACGGTGGCACAGGCAATGATACTGTTGACCTGACAGGTGCTGGTACATCCTTCGCAGCTGGTAATGTAAACCTGGGTACAGGTACTAACCAACTGACATTGGGTGCATTCACTTACACTGGTACTTTCAGTGCAGGTGCAGGTACAGATACATTGGTATTGGCAGCTGGCGCTAACGTTGCTGGTTCCAACATCACTGGCTTTGAAAACCTGACATTGGCAGCAACTGGCGTGTACACCATGACAGCAGCTCAGTACAATGGCTTCACAGGTGCATTCTCTGCTGGTAACACAGAAACTATCGCTCTGACTACAGCTGGTACTATCGTTGCTAACGCAGCGCTGGAACGCTTCACACTGGCTAACGGTACTAACACATTCACTGCTGGTACTAACACAGTGAGCGTTGTTGGTGGCACAGGCAACGATACATTCAACTACACAGCAACACAAATCGCCAGCGCAACAACACTGGACGGCGGCTTGGGTGCAGATACACTGAACATCGGTGCTATCGGTGCTAACTTGAATATCAATGCTCTGGTCACAGGCGTTGAAACTCTGAACGTGACTGGCTCTGCTGCAACTGGCTACACTTTCACTAACGAAAACGGTGCTGGTGTAACACTGAACTTCAACAAAGGCGCAGTAGCCGACGTAGTCGCTCTGGGTACAGGCGGCCAAACTCTGAACTTGGCTGGCACAGCTGCTACAGCAGTATCAGTAGTCGGTAACACAGGCGTTGATACAATTAACCTGTCTGCAACTGCAACTGGTGCTGAAACTATCGATGCAACTACTGCTGGAACACGTTCCAACATCGGTTCTATCGATACAGTGGCAAA
- a CDS encoding FecR domain-containing protein yields MKNKTQNVLSQAVRWTLAFVLAIPAMAFAEDAVKVSQVWGKVEINGKSASVDSAVAEGAIIKTGADGYIYLKAADDGLLIVRPNSEARIVNYHIDQQNPANTRVKLELISGVARSVSGNAVKQARQNFRFNTPVAAIGVRGTDFTVFTDKDTTRVVVVDGGIVVSGFGGACSPQGAGPCEGAAAAELFARQQGVLLQINKGQNKPQLLQSAPGLTPDAIAPPRADEPASKAATGSSAALIAPAATDPNLDPSKVGGVKQTLASNANKTPNNTGAGNNNGAALTNTIIWGRWFELFGQKADFDITKQDQNGASPRGTNSYFAIFQAKNTEWQVPTTGSMGFALKDSQAVVVDNIKSLESAAKLENAKLQLDFAKATFTTGFDVVSGSERFALKGEGSVTSTGILYGANQYVPAANMSVQGVVTNEKGGTAAYIFQSKLNEDGTRMVYGVTNWGKQ; encoded by the coding sequence ATGAAGAATAAAACACAGAATGTGCTGAGCCAGGCGGTCAGGTGGACGCTGGCTTTCGTGCTGGCGATTCCTGCGATGGCATTTGCAGAGGATGCTGTCAAAGTGTCTCAGGTGTGGGGTAAGGTTGAGATCAATGGTAAATCCGCTAGTGTTGATAGCGCGGTTGCCGAGGGTGCCATTATCAAAACCGGTGCAGATGGCTATATTTATTTGAAAGCCGCAGATGATGGCTTGCTGATCGTGCGTCCGAATAGCGAGGCACGTATTGTCAATTACCATATTGATCAGCAAAATCCTGCGAATACCCGCGTCAAGCTGGAATTAATTTCTGGCGTGGCGCGTAGTGTGTCGGGTAATGCGGTGAAGCAGGCAAGGCAAAATTTCCGCTTTAATACGCCGGTTGCCGCTATTGGTGTGCGTGGTACGGATTTCACGGTTTTCACTGACAAGGATACAACACGGGTAGTCGTAGTCGATGGCGGTATTGTCGTCAGCGGCTTCGGCGGCGCGTGCTCTCCACAGGGTGCAGGTCCATGTGAAGGCGCGGCTGCAGCCGAATTGTTTGCCCGCCAGCAAGGTGTGTTGTTGCAGATTAATAAAGGTCAGAACAAGCCGCAATTATTGCAATCTGCGCCAGGATTGACGCCAGACGCCATCGCCCCTCCAAGGGCGGATGAGCCGGCTAGCAAGGCTGCAACTGGTAGCAGCGCTGCTTTGATCGCTCCTGCTGCAACGGATCCTAATCTCGATCCCAGCAAGGTTGGCGGTGTCAAACAGACACTGGCTTCCAATGCCAACAAGACACCAAACAATACCGGTGCAGGTAATAATAATGGCGCTGCCCTGACGAATACCATTATCTGGGGCCGCTGGTTTGAGCTGTTTGGCCAAAAGGCTGATTTTGATATTACCAAGCAAGATCAGAATGGGGCATCGCCACGTGGTACTAATTCGTATTTTGCTATTTTCCAGGCTAAAAACACCGAATGGCAAGTACCAACGACAGGTTCTATGGGCTTTGCCCTGAAAGATAGCCAGGCAGTTGTTGTTGATAACATCAAGAGCCTGGAGTCAGCAGCGAAGCTGGAAAACGCCAAATTGCAACTGGATTTTGCCAAGGCGACCTTCACTACAGGATTTGATGTTGTTTCTGGTAGCGAAAGATTCGCCTTGAAAGGTGAGGGCTCTGTGACCAGCACCGGTATCTTGTATGGTGCTAACCAATATGTGCCTGCTGCCAACATGTCGGTACAAGGTGTTGTGACCAATGAAAAGGGTGGTACAGCTGCTTATATATTCCAGTCCAAATTAAATGAAGATGGTACCCGTATGGTGTACGGGGTGACAAATTGGGGCAAGCAATAA
- a CDS encoding CHASE2 domain-containing protein: protein MSEFFLRISAKTYLWLLIAVMAVGLCALNEYLPENGRPLPGDEWLRDQFVQLRAKDQAEERLALIDIDDHSISVLGAAPWPRERIADLIEKLITEFDVRGVALDIYFEEHKDTVGDQRLAALAEHGPVVLAQAFDFDKNKQTPARNGQLTGGKPVAAFNQAELASMAQATGYIANHSGLSNARYVSNIGFVPDLDGTLRRIPVQTRFDGKVYSELSRALLECCSKLSANQLFAHKSRFSDVDENGFSRVEYSRTLSSYEVVPALSVLQDTAPLEALRGKYIIIGSSSLALADRVPTPLWYSTSGFLVHAQALSTMLDEHEGRAYVRWPGRLIALLFTVLTAGVAMFMFPRFSAWSNTLMLGLASVAWVALAYLVVDHDMWFSPVGPLAANFFLLAVAVPFGWQTAQRKSRRLLGTLQQYVAKAVVQELLRSDLKDPLAPRQLHVTTLIADMEGYTSQVENLPMEGAANLTREFLECLTGPVLAKGGTLDKYTGDGLVAFWGAPLPVENHADLALDAAIEIVRNVRKLSAQYEQQGRKKIRVRIGIESGIAIAGDFGSSFRSIYTAVGDSVNTASRLEDAARHYPHDIIIGKGTVEGSTRHQFQALGERLLKGKEKPTTIYTVEVTA from the coding sequence GTGTCTGAGTTTTTTTTGCGTATTTCTGCCAAAACCTATTTGTGGCTGCTGATCGCTGTCATGGCAGTGGGCTTGTGTGCGCTGAATGAATATTTGCCGGAAAATGGCAGGCCGCTACCAGGCGATGAATGGCTGCGGGATCAGTTTGTGCAATTGCGCGCAAAAGACCAGGCAGAAGAACGACTGGCATTGATCGATATTGACGATCACAGTATTTCCGTTTTGGGAGCAGCCCCATGGCCGCGGGAGCGCATTGCCGATCTGATAGAAAAACTCATCACCGAGTTTGATGTACGCGGCGTAGCGCTAGATATTTACTTTGAAGAACATAAAGACACGGTAGGAGACCAAAGACTGGCGGCATTGGCGGAGCATGGCCCGGTGGTGCTGGCACAAGCCTTCGACTTTGACAAAAACAAGCAGACACCGGCACGCAATGGCCAACTGACAGGTGGCAAACCAGTTGCGGCTTTTAACCAGGCCGAACTTGCCAGTATGGCGCAGGCTACCGGCTATATTGCCAATCACTCTGGTCTTAGCAATGCGCGTTATGTCAGTAATATTGGATTTGTACCTGATCTTGACGGAACTTTAAGACGGATTCCGGTTCAGACTCGCTTCGACGGAAAAGTTTATTCAGAATTGTCACGTGCTTTACTGGAATGTTGCTCCAAACTGAGCGCGAATCAATTGTTTGCGCACAAAAGCCGCTTTTCAGATGTGGATGAAAATGGATTTTCGCGCGTTGAGTACAGCCGGACATTGTCTTCGTATGAAGTCGTACCCGCCTTGAGCGTATTGCAAGATACGGCTCCGCTTGAAGCTTTGCGTGGCAAATACATCATCATCGGCTCGTCCTCTCTGGCACTGGCTGACCGGGTACCGACTCCCCTATGGTATTCAACCAGTGGTTTTCTGGTACATGCCCAGGCCCTGAGCACCATGCTTGATGAGCACGAAGGCAGGGCGTATGTGAGGTGGCCAGGACGTTTGATCGCTTTATTGTTTACAGTACTGACAGCAGGGGTGGCGATGTTCATGTTTCCGCGCTTTTCTGCCTGGTCAAATACCCTGATGCTGGGCCTGGCTTCGGTGGCTTGGGTAGCACTGGCTTATCTGGTGGTTGATCACGACATGTGGTTTTCCCCGGTTGGTCCTCTGGCAGCAAACTTTTTTTTATTGGCGGTTGCGGTGCCTTTTGGCTGGCAGACTGCACAACGCAAGTCGAGAAGATTATTAGGAACCCTGCAACAATATGTCGCCAAAGCAGTGGTGCAAGAATTATTACGCAGTGATTTGAAAGACCCGCTGGCACCAAGGCAGCTACATGTGACGACCCTGATTGCGGACATGGAGGGGTATACCAGCCAGGTAGAAAACCTGCCTATGGAAGGGGCGGCCAATCTGACACGGGAATTTCTGGAATGCCTGACCGGCCCTGTACTGGCCAAGGGCGGCACTCTGGATAAATATACTGGTGACGGCCTGGTAGCATTTTGGGGAGCACCGCTGCCGGTAGAAAACCATGCCGACCTGGCCCTGGATGCCGCGATAGAAATTGTCAGAAATGTCAGGAAATTGAGTGCCCAATACGAACAACAAGGGAGAAAAAAGATTAGAGTCAGAATCGGAATAGAAAGTGGCATTGCAATTGCAGGAGATTTTGGCAGTTCTTTCCGCAGCATCTACACTGCCGTTGGCGACAGTGTCAATACGGCCTCACGTCTGGAGGATGCGGCACGTCACTACCCGCACGACATCATCATTGGGAAGGGTACGGTTGAAGGTTCAACCAGACATCAATTCCAGGCGCTGGGTGAGCGCCTGCTGAAAGGCAAGGAAAAGCCAACTACCATCTACACGGTAGAGGTTACTGCATGA
- a CDS encoding M48 family metallopeptidase, with protein MLLLIFGNTVAKADNEAESENLYLEALKAISEKRNDDAKAMLSTLIEKKPLHAGAWLDLAMLQCKLGNKEEADKVLLKMKQYLPLSEEQLYKLELWQPKSCIPATPERRIAIAVEAGYDSNVNQGASNPFFTFGSGTEQITLQLLPEYQPKADRFAGLSGNISQEINNNGTIGFAQARLRSYDSLSAYNTLALALGVEKPWKWRDYGIRGTALVSALSLGGTLYQKQEIVQLRLSPAVSQGSSWRFSTMAGFTNVQYPTLGNFDAHTWELRGLLSYETQKYQLQAGLAAMADRAHADRQGGHRTGYYGNLNLRRQLTQQSELELGWSKQIWQSAEIYSPNLIDVARRQDLQLVKAGLNWYFTDKQSLQLEFRAINNKENISILQYNSKSVQLSWQWQNF; from the coding sequence ATGCTATTGCTCATCTTTGGCAATACAGTCGCAAAAGCCGACAACGAAGCTGAAAGCGAAAACCTGTATCTGGAAGCATTAAAAGCCATCAGCGAAAAACGCAATGATGATGCCAAAGCCATGCTCAGCACCCTGATAGAGAAAAAACCCCTGCATGCCGGTGCCTGGCTGGATCTGGCCATGCTGCAATGCAAATTGGGCAACAAAGAAGAAGCCGACAAAGTATTACTTAAAATGAAGCAATACCTGCCTTTATCAGAAGAACAATTGTATAAACTGGAATTATGGCAACCCAAGAGCTGCATTCCCGCCACGCCAGAGAGGCGCATCGCCATTGCTGTAGAGGCCGGATATGACAGCAATGTGAATCAGGGGGCTAGCAATCCTTTTTTCACTTTCGGTAGCGGCACTGAGCAAATTACCTTGCAGCTTTTACCAGAATATCAGCCCAAAGCGGACCGGTTTGCCGGATTGTCTGGCAATATCTCCCAGGAAATCAACAATAACGGCACCATAGGTTTTGCCCAGGCACGTCTGCGCAGTTATGACAGCCTGAGCGCCTACAATACTCTGGCACTTGCCCTTGGCGTGGAAAAACCATGGAAATGGCGGGATTACGGCATCCGGGGTACTGCCCTGGTCAGCGCACTGAGCCTCGGTGGTACGCTGTATCAAAAACAGGAAATTGTACAATTACGCCTGTCACCAGCAGTCAGCCAGGGCAGCTCCTGGCGTTTCAGTACCATGGCCGGATTCACCAATGTACAGTACCCTACCCTGGGAAATTTCGATGCACACACCTGGGAATTACGCGGTCTGCTATCCTATGAAACCCAGAAATACCAGCTGCAAGCTGGTTTGGCAGCCATGGCCGACCGGGCTCATGCAGACAGACAGGGTGGTCACAGGACTGGCTACTATGGAAATTTGAATCTGAGACGACAATTGACCCAGCAAAGCGAGCTGGAATTAGGCTGGAGCAAACAAATATGGCAAAGTGCTGAAATTTACTCGCCCAACCTGATAGATGTAGCAAGGCGACAAGATCTACAGCTTGTAAAAGCGGGATTGAATTGGTATTTCACGGACAAGCAGTCGCTGCAACTGGAATTCCGTGCGATAAATAACAAGGAAAATATCTCCATCCTTCAATACAATAGCAAGTCGGTACAATTGAGCTGGCAATGGCAGAATTTCTGA
- a CDS encoding Crp/Fnr family transcriptional regulator: protein MTVSNNEVAVIHNKAPAGESQAPLPGQLQLNVPIQTKVQVKVNQITVNLRNIPLLMGLSDEDMNKVKSDMRVRHFNKRDVVLQKGGIGDSLLFLLSGQLQVVDVTEDGRAIGLRMLKEGDFFGEIAIINGTPRSASVVALSNVLVGFLPSATALHLFSHSPAMANMMLRHLAEKIQRDSEFRALLSIGNTSRRIYAFIALFKKIMPGNLEVIENLPTHQDIAMMINTSRETVTRALLHLAQQGIVEKDLHRLIIRKPDELQKLALGVTA from the coding sequence ATGACGGTATCAAATAACGAAGTCGCTGTTATTCACAACAAGGCACCGGCCGGGGAGTCGCAAGCGCCCCTGCCTGGGCAACTGCAATTAAATGTTCCCATACAGACCAAAGTGCAGGTCAAGGTCAACCAGATCACGGTCAACTTGCGCAACATCCCTTTGTTAATGGGTTTGAGCGATGAAGACATGAACAAGGTGAAGAGTGACATGCGCGTGCGTCACTTCAATAAACGGGATGTGGTGTTGCAAAAAGGTGGTATTGGTGACAGCCTGTTATTTTTGCTCTCAGGACAATTGCAAGTCGTCGATGTGACTGAAGATGGCCGCGCAATTGGCTTGCGCATGCTCAAGGAAGGTGATTTTTTTGGTGAAATCGCCATCATCAATGGCACGCCACGTTCTGCCTCGGTAGTCGCTCTGAGCAACGTGCTGGTGGGGTTTTTACCTAGTGCTACGGCACTGCATTTGTTTTCACATTCACCAGCAATGGCAAACATGATGTTGCGCCATCTGGCCGAAAAAATACAACGCGATTCCGAATTCCGTGCTTTGCTCAGCATAGGCAATACCTCACGCCGCATCTATGCCTTCATCGCCCTGTTCAAGAAAATCATGCCCGGCAATCTGGAGGTTATAGAAAACCTGCCCACCCATCAGGATATTGCCATGATGATCAATACCAGCCGCGAAACAGTCACCCGCGCGCTCCTCCATCTGGCCCAGCAAGGCATAGTCGAAAAAGACTTGCATCGCCTGATCATACGCAAACCCGACGAATTGCAGAAACTGGCGCTGGGCGTTACTGCGTGA